The Verrucomicrobium spinosum DSM 4136 = JCM 18804 DNA segment ACTACGGCAGCCCGATCAACACGGCTTCTACTGACGCCCTTGGCAATCCTACCACGGTGACGCTGACGGAAAACCGTATTGAGCAGCCGGTCTTCTCCACCCGCAAAGTCACGACGGCTGTGACGGTGTGGGACGGCCAGACCGTCGCCATGGGTGGTTTGATCCGCGAAGACGTTCAAGATGTGGAAGACAAGGTGCCAATTCTTGGTGACATCCCGATCCTCGGTCGTTTGTTCCAGAGCAAGGCTGAAGATCACTTCAAGCGTAACCTCATGATCTTCGTGACGGCCAAGCTGATTGATCCTTCGGGCGAACCGATCCGCAAACCTGCCCCTACTCCTGTCGCTCCCACGGCTCCGCCTCCCGTGAGCATGGATGGTGGTCCAGGACTGGTGCCGGCCATCAACCCTTAATCGGGTAAGGGTCAGTTAGACCGCAATATCTTTGCAGGGCGGGCTGGGAAACCAGTCCGCCCTTGCTATTTTGTAGAATGAAAATCTGGATCGTAACGGGTGGTGCCGCTTCCGGGAAATCAACGTTCTGTCGTTTGCTTGCCGAGCTGTCGTCTCAGGTGGTGCTGTTTTCGAGCGATGAGGCGGTGCATCAGATCTACCAGACGCCAGAGTTGGCAGCTGTGCTGGCAGGGGTGCTGGACCCATCCGTCGTCGGGGAAGACGGTCTGGTGTCGCGGGGGGCGTTGCGGGATCTGGCGTTCAACGATCCCACAGTGCGACGGAAACTTGAGGATTTCCTTCATCCTCAGGTATTTAAAAAGCTTTCTGATTTGGTTCAGCAGACCCGGGAAGCCGGAAAGGCACAACTTTTGATTGCGGAAGTGCCTTTGTTCTACGAGGCTGCTTCAGACTTTCCTGCTGATGCGGTCATCGTCGTCGCCTCTGAAGCCAGGGTGCAGCACGACCGAATGACGGGAGAACGTGGACTGAACGCTGACACCGCTCAACGCATTCTCGACATCCAGTGGCCGCTTCGGCGCAAACTGGAGCTCGCGGACAAAGTCGTCTGGAACGAGGGTTCGACTGAACTCCTGCGTTCTCAGGCCCAGCTACTCTTGCAACAAATCGTATAGCCAGATGCATAGTGAAGAAAACCCGGTCTCTGTCCCTGCGGACGCTCCAGAGGGAGCGCTCGTGAATGAGACGGTGATCGCTGAAGCCAGCGCACCCGAAACGACAACTCCTCCGCCTGTTGGAGCGAGCCCTGCCCCTGACCATACCGGGGCACCAGTTGAGGAGAAGGTGCCAGGTCCTTTCCCAGAAGTCGTAACGATCAACGACTTGCAATCCAGCACCCTGGGGGCACTACAGGCCTTGGCTGCTACGCTGGGATGGCGCGTCAACGGCAGCCGTACCAAGCACCAGCTTGTGGTGGAGTTGGTGAGTTGGATGATGCAACACGGCACCCGGGCTGAGGTGGAAGGTTTCCTTGAGATGCAGCAGGAGAGCTTCGGTCTCATCCGATATCCTTTGTACAATTTCGCCCCGTTGCCAGAGGACATCTTCGTGCCTATTTTTGTGATCCGGAAGTTCAATCTCCGGCCCGGCCAGAAGATCAAAGCCAGCATCAAAGTGCCGCGCGAGAAGGAGAAGTATCTCGCCATGGACCGGATTCTTGAGGTCGAAGGCAGGAGTGTTGATGAATGGCAACTGCCTGTGGATTTTGACAAGCTGACGGCGACCTTCCCTTCCCAGCGGATCATCCTGGAGACTCCGAAGAATCCTGCGGTGAGTGCCCGCATGGTGGACATCATCGCTCCGCTTGGCAAAGGTCAGCGGGCTTTGATCTGCGCTTCGCCCCGCTCAGGCAAGACGATGTTGTTGAAGGACATCGCCAGATCCATCACTGTGAACCATCCTGAGGTTACCCTCATCATCCTTTTATTGGATGAGCGGCCGGAGGAGGTCACAGATTTCGAAGAGAGCGTGCAGACGGAGATCTACAGTTCTACTTTTGATGAAAGTCCCAAGAGGCATTCCCAAGTTGCAGAGCTGGTGCTCGAACGTGCTAAGCGCCTGGTGGAGCTCGGTAAAGATGTGGTGATCTTGTTGGATAGCATCACCCGACTGGCGAGAGGTTACAATGCCCTGCAGGGCGGCAAGGGCCGCACCATGTCTGGCGGGATTGACGCCAAGGCATTGATGAAGCCCAAGAAGTTCTTCGGCGCGGCTAGAAAGGTCGAAGAAGGCGGCAGCCTTACAATTGTGGCGACGGCCCTCGTCGAAACAGAGAGCCGGATGGACGAAGTGATCTTTGAGGAGTTCAAGGGGACGGGCAACATGGAGGTGAATCTCGACCGCGAGATCGCCGAGCGCCGCATTTTCCCGGCGATCCATGTGCTCAAGTCAGGCACCCGTCGCGATGAGTTGTTGTATCACCCCGATGAGTTCAAGCGGATCTCCGTGATCCGCAAGCAGCTCGCCAGCGTTCCTGCCTATGAGGCAGTTGAATTCCTCCTCAAAAACATCGAGCGAAGCAAGAGCAATGCTGAGCTGTTGCTGTCTGGATTGCGTTGAACATGATTTCCTCATCCGCTGAGCCATCCATTGGTCGGGACTACTATTGGATCGACACCGAAGAGCAATTGAGGGGGCTTGCCGCGGATCTCAATAGCTTGATCACCCGTGGTGAGCTGACTCGCGTCTATCTGGACACGGAGGCAGACAGCCTGCATCACTTTCAGGAGAAGCTGTGTCTCATTCAGCTTGCTGCCAATGGCATTTATGCCCTGATTGATCCGCTGGTTCTTTCCGACCTCGGCCCGTTGTTGGAAGTGGTGGACAATGCGGAGGTGTGGTTTCACAGCGCAGACTACGATCTGACGCTGCTGAAGCGGACCTGCAACTGGACCCCCACACACCTCAAGGACACCCAAGTGGCCGCCAGGCTGACCGGGCATCGTACTTTTGGATTGGCGGCTCTGGTGGAGCAGCACTGTGGTGTCACGCTTTGCAAGAGCTCTCAAAAAGAAGACTGGAGCCTCCGCCCTCTGCCTGCCAAAATGCAGGCTTACGCGGTTGACGATGTCCGTTATCTGGGGCGGCTCGTGGATATTTTCATGACGGATCTGGTGGCGAAGGATCGTGTGACCTGGTTTGAGCAGAGTTGTGAATCTCTGCGCCGAGATGTTCTTTCGAGGCAGGAGAAAGACCGCGATGAGGCTTGGCGCATCAGTGGCTCCGGGCGGCTGCGGCCTGCAGGGCTCGCCATCTTGAGAGAGGTCTGGAATTGGCGTGATGGTATCGCACGTGAAAAGGATGTGCCTCCGTTCCGCGTTTTGAACAATCAGCAGATGCTGACGATGGCAACGGAGTTCGAAACTTCGGGTACTGCCCACCCTCCGCCCAGATGGCGCGGCCGGTGGAAGGAAACCTTCGAGGCGGCTGTGACCCGGGTTAAGAAAGCAGACCCCGCGAGCTGGCCGGAACGGCCCAAAAAGCATGCCCGCCGAATGACTGACCAAGATCGGGCGAAGATCGACCGGCTCTGTCAAGCTCGAGACCTCAAGGCAGAGGGGCTTGGACTTGAGACGTCTCTGTTGGGTTCGCGGGGGCTGATGGAAGATCTGGTCCTGAATCCGGATGGAGAAGTTAGAAACAAGCTCATGGCATGGCAGCGCGAGGTGCTGCAAGACGTGCTTTCCAAAGAAGAACTGGTGTTCTGACCCCCCGGCAGTGCCATGCGCGCGGCATGATCAAGACACAAAAAAGCGCCTCTGAAAAGAGGCGCTTTTTTGTGTCTTGAAGGTGACAATTCAGCCTGCGTCAGAAGCAAACGGTCCTATGACGTGGTTTTACGCTCCACATTGAGCTCCATTTTCCGGTAAAGGGTGGCGATACTCACGCCGAGCATGCTGGCCGTCTTCTCACGACTGCCGTTGTTGAACTTGAGGGTCTCGGCAATAAAGAGCTTCTCCTGGCCGCGGATGAATTCATCCAGCGTGCCACCGATGGGCAGGCGCTGTTTGCCTTCACCGCTGGCAGGGTCGAGTGGTGCCTCCACCTTTTGGGTGACCTTGGCAGGCAGGTCGCTGGGTTTGATGGAATCTCCTTCCGCGAGGGCGCACGCACGCTCGACCGCGTTGCGCAGTTCGCTGATGTTTCCCGGCCAGGGATATTTCTCAAGAAACTCCTCGGCAAAGGCTTCCATCCTCTTCATCCCCCGCCCGGAGCGCAGGGCTTGTTCTCTAAGAAAATGCTCCACGAGCAGGGCTATGTCTTCCCGGCGCTCACGCAGCGGCGGCACAATGATGGGCACCACTGAGAGCTTATAATAGAGATCTTCGCGGAATTTCCCATCCCGAATGGAATCTTCGAGGTGGGCTGTGGTGGAGGTGATGAGGCGGAAGTTAAATCCTGAACCATTGTACATGGTCTGGGAGGAGACTTGGGCCTGCTCCAAAAACCCGTTCAATTGCGCCTGGATGCGCATCGGCATCTGGTGGATCTCCGCAATGTGGATGGTGCCACCACGTGTGCGGGCAAAGATGCTGTTCTGTGGAGAGCCGTGACCGAAGAGCTCAGACTCAAGAAGATCTGGCGGCAGCGCGCTGCATTGGATGGCTTTGAAAGGACCGGAGCTGCGCCGGCTGCTCTCATGCAGGGCGCGAGCGATCAATTGCTTGCCGACGCCGAATTCCCCTTCAAGCAGGACAGGGCTGTCATTATCGGCGACGCGCTGGACAATGCTGAGGATTTTTTGAATTGGCGCGCTGCCGCCTACCAGACGGGAACTGTTGGCTGCTGAGGGCGGGGCGGCTTGATAGCTGCTGGCGGCCGTTACGCTCTTCTGTCCCAGTGCTTGTTCGATCGTGCGCTTGAGGTCGGCAAGGTCGAAGGGTTTTGTGAGATAATCATAGGCGCCCAGCCGCATGGCCTCTACGGCAGTCTCTACGCTGCCGTGGCCTGTCACCATGATGATGGCGGTGCTGGCGGATTCGGCACGGGTGTGTTTGATGATTTCCAACCCGTCAATATCACCGATGCGGAGATCCACAATCACCAGATCGGGGCGACTGTCCCTGATGCTGCTCAATCCAGCCATCCCGGTCTGGCACTGCACGACCTCGTGTCCCAAGCCACGGCAAAACTTGGCCATAAGCTCCAAGATGGACGCCTCGTCATCAATGATTACCACTTTTGCCATGTTAGGAAGAATGATTGGGTATGGGAGTTTACAGAAATTTAACCGAGGTTAAACAGAGTACTCCTTTGGGTCAATCGTTTACTTCTCGAAAATGAGAATATATGGTTGTACTCAGGGCTCGGCAGAGCGAGTTCGATAGGCTAGAAGAGAGTCCCAAGCACGGGAATAATCTCCCTTCTCAGCGAGGCGTACGGCATATTCGTAAAGGGTGCCTACTGGGGTATTAGGGATTCTTGTTACATCTCTCAGGGTGGTGAAGGCCTCTGCATCTAGCCCTTGTTGCCGCTGCACTTGGTACAGCCCCAAGCCGCGTACCGCGTCCATGGGATTCTGTAGAAAGCTCCGGGTCAACTGCCCAAGATCCCGGACTTCACCTGTGGCGGGAAGGGATGGCTGTCGCATGTGTTTGAACGCCAGCTCACAAGCGTCGCGAAACTTCCCTTCGCCAGCCCAGTGTCGGCCCAGCACGATCCATCCGCTGGTGCTCCAGTTGGGATTGTTCTGAAGTTCACGGATGAGCTGATTCTTGTCACCCCTGCTGTACCAAAGCTCAAAGAGGGACAGCTTCTGGGATGGTGTGAAGTTGTCGAGACTGGGATGGCTGTCGAGCAGCTCCCGCAGGGCTGTCTGGAAGTCGCTTCCAGAGACCCGTTCCAAATAGAGGAGACGGAGCTTGGGATCCTCCGCCATGGATCGCAGCGGCTCCCGCAGATCGGGAAAGCGATGGATGTTGTCGGCGATCTGTCTGTAGTAATCGGCGGCATTGCGAGGATCCCGGCGAATGGCCTCCCGCAGAGCCGGGAGGGCCTGAAGGGGGGCGTGATCCAACCAGAGGGCGGCCTCCTGCATGCAGAAGGTGGGGGTGTTCGGTTCCAGTGCGCGAGCCCGGGAAAAGTCGTCCATCACCTGCTGATGGGGGCGGCCGAGCTGGAGGGAGATGGCGGCGCGAATGTAGTAGGCATCCCATCTCATCGGTTGAGTGGCGATGACTTTGTTCAAGGCCTCGAGCGCGTCAGCTTGATTGCCAGAGGAGGAGAGCGCCCTGGCAGACTCCAGCTGCATCCTGGCGCTGAATGCCCCGGGCAGAACAGCCTCCCCTGAACCTACGGCCATCCACGCGAAGCCGCTGAACAAACAGATCCCGCTGGCGGTGTAGCGCAGGATGGGGACGGAGAGGTTCGCCGCAAGACGTTTGGCCGGGTGCCAGGCCAGCCCGGCGAGCAGTGCGCCGAAGGTGGCCAGCCCCAGCGTGTGGAGGGGGGTATCCACAAAAGCCTGGAGAAACAGCAGGGCGACCCCAATCCCCGCAGCAGCGCGAAGCCGCCGGTCGCGACGTCCGCTGCCGTCGGATTTCTTCCACCTTCCAAAGCCTTTCCAGATGAAATAACCTGCGGTGAATGCCGCCGCGAGGGCCAGCAGTCCGCCTTCGATGCCCAGCCAGAGCCAGTCGCTTTCCGGGTGGGCGGTGCGGGTGATCATTCCATCACCGGAGGCGGTCTTGTGCAGGGCGTACACGGGCTCGAAATTGCCGAGCCCCACCCCGATGAATGGTGCCTGAGGGATGAGCGCCAGGGATTGCTGGAAGATCTTGATCCGGCCATCACTGCTCAACGTGGAGACGATGCCCTCCGAACCTGTGAACCGTTCCAGAATGCGCTGGCCGTAGATGAGGGAGACCGTGGCGAGAATCAACAGCAGGGAGGTGGATACGGCAAAACGCTTCGCCGAACGCGCGGCATGGCTGCCTGACATCATCCACATGCCCAGACCGACGAAGAACAACACGACCCCTGTGCGTGAGGTGTTGGCGAGGATGGCACCGAACATGGGGAGAATAGAGAGGGCAAAAACGGGCCAAGACCAGCGCTTACGGTGGTAGGCATCATATGTGCAGGCGAAGGCCAGCACCGCCCCGGAGGCCAGCAAGCCCGAGAAGTTGTTCCGGTTGGTAAAGGGGCCGTAGTAGTCAATGCGCTCGGTGCCCTGCCAGAAAATCACTTCATAGTCCCCGTAGTGCACGACGAGGCTGGCAATGGCGATGCCAGCGATGCCCAGCACCAGCAACTGCAGCAGGGTCCGCCTTTCGGGTTCATCGAACCCCCGGGTGATGCAGACGCTGAGCCACAGGGTGCCCACGGTGAGTAATAGCACCCCCTGAAGGGTGATCCAGGGCTGGGGAGACTGGGTGCCTGGCATGATGATGCCAAAGGCGTCCCGCAAGGTGGTGCGCCACGCCGGAAGGTCAGAGTCTCCAACGGGCAGCAACCCGCACAAGGAAAAACCCAGCATCAGCAACAAGGGGGCACCGACCCATGCCGGCACTCTGAAGCGCGGGGGCGCAGCGAAGATGGCGGCACCCATGAGCACCGTAGAGAGCCCTATCGCGAAGGGCGACCGATTCCCGCAGATGGAGATGGCCAGCAGCGGCACCGCCACCAGGAGCAAGAGAGCCCACCAAGGGGTGGGCGCGACTGGAGGGATGCTTCGGGAAGGCGGCGGGTCTTCCTCATCCTCTACGAGGGGGCGACGTGGGGACTTGGAGTTGCGTTGTCTTTTGAGCACCTAGGGTACTAGGGGGTGAGGTTTGCTTTTGGCGTAGCGATGGGTCTGGAATCAAGGGAACCTGCCGCAGGTGTGAATTCAATGTCCGACAGACGGCCCCATCTTTCTGTGGCGAGATTGAGGGCGGGAATGAGCTGGTCCGCCTTGGCCACCCAACGATCTGCCATGTCAGCGTCGTCCGGCACGTAGAGACGGCAGGTCAGGTCTGTGATGAGTGAGAAATCCAGCGGGCGGAACCCGGCCGCTGGGGCAAGCTTGACCCCAATGCGCTCCGTACCCAGGCGGAAGAGCATGAGAAACTCATCGGCCTCCAGCGATCTTTCTGCCTCCCACTCCAGCACCTTGCCATAGGCGGCAGTGTAGAGCATGTCCCGGCGTCGGTTGAGCGCTTCTCTGAACTGGGCCCGTACTTCCCGCCAACTGCGGACATACCCCAGATAGCGCGCTGCGCCCAGCCCCAGCAGGAACAGGGCTGCGGTGGCAATCGGCAAAGAAAGACCGCGATTCCAGAAGAGACTGATGCCGAAGAGGCTGAGCACCAGGCACACCGTATAGAGGGCAATGAGCGCCTTGGCCTTGCTGAAGCCCAGCAACATCAGGCGATGATGGATATGCTGGGCATCGGCGCGGAAGATGGGTACTCCGCGCAAGAGCCGGCGAATGATGGCAAAGAGGGTGTCAAGAATCGGCACGCCCAGAGCGATGATGACCACCAGCAATGAGGCGATGATCGTCCCCTTGTTGGAGGAAAGGAGGGAGACAGAGGCGACAAAGAAGCCAATGAGGTAGGCTCCTCCATCCCCAAGGAAGATGCGCGCCGGTGGCAGGTTGAAGACGAGAAAGCCAATGAGGGCACCGCTCATGACCACAGAGATGAGCACCACGTCCGGCATCCTGGCAAAGTGGCCAACAAATGCGAGGGTGAGGCTGAGGAACAGGCCAAATCCCGTGGCCAGCCCATCCATACCGTCGATGAGATTGATGATGTTGGGGATGGAGATGAGCCAAAGGAGGGTGATCGGGAGCCCCCACCATCCCAACACGATCTGCCCCTCGCCAAAGGGGTTGGACAAGCTGTCGATCGAGATGCCCAACGCGTAGAGGATGCAGGCGGCACCTATCTGACCGACAAGCTTGACCCGCGCCCCCAGCGGACGCAGATCGTCCGCGAAGCCCACGGAAAAGATGAGCAGATTGGTGAGGATGATCGGCCACCATTGAGCGAAGAAATCTGGAAGCCACCAGGTAGCGAATGCAAAGCCCAGGCAGAGCGCCACGAAGACCGGAAGCCCGCCCAATCTTGGCACTGGTGTTGTGTGCAGTTTCCGATGTTGATCCGGATGGTCCATGCCCAGCCCGGAATTTTGGCGAATGATGAGCCAGGTGCCGAGCGCACTGACCAAGATGGCCCCCGTAAAGAGGAGCCACATCATCGGGGAGGGCACCCGCGGCAGGGGGAGATCCAATGCCAATAGACTGTGTAAATGGGACATCCGTCAGGAGATTATGCGGGGCGACCGGACCAGTTGGACAAGGCGCTGGTGCCAATCATCCACGGCGAGAGTCTGGATGGACGCAAGTTTTCCATGCCATTCCGGGCAAGAGACAACCGCAGCAGGCACGGAGCCGCCTGACATCTGATTGCGCAGCCAGTCGGTCACTCCTTGGCAATCACCCGGTGCAAAGAGACCTGCTCCGGGATGGTTCTTTTGGAGCATTCGAGCGATGCCGCCTTCGGTGGGGCCTATCCAGAGGATCGGCCGGTTCAGGTGCTTCAGAACGGCGAGTTTGGACGGCCAGAGCAGACCCTGGGTTTCGACTTTTTGAGTGGCGACGAGCACATCTGCCCTAAGCAAGGAGGAGACCAGTTGCTCGTCTGGTGCGTAGTCCAGCCAGCGGCACCGTCGCAGTCCAAGTTCCGCTGCCCGATGTTTTGCCCATGGAATCTGCGGGCCGCGCCCTTGGAATACGAGGTCCGCTTCCAGTCCCGCTGCCTCCAGCTGATGCTGAGTTTGAAGGAGGGTTTCAACATCGTGCGCCCGGCCCAAATTGCCCGAGTAGAGCCAGGTGAAACTGGATGGGGATTGCGAAACTATCGGCTGGCTAACTATTGAGGCCGCAGTGATTGTCGAAGGAGGCCACGGGGGGCAGAGATGAAGCCGGGGGTCGGTTTTGAGCTGGAGAGCGTCTGCCATGTCCTCGTCCAGACACCCGATCAGCTCACAGCGTCGAAGGCCGAGCTGCACCGCCTTGTCAAGCCAACGGTAGGGAGGGCTTTTCGGGGATACCTCCCCCAGGGCGGCTGCGATTTGGGGGTAAACATCCATGACCCAGTGGGCGAGAGGAATGCGCCGGATGCGGGAGATGAGCGAGGCGGTGAAGACGAGGCCCGGTGGGTCGGACAGGCAGAAAATCACGTCAGGTCGCGGAGCAAGACAGCCTGCGACGAAGAGTCTCCCATGTGCCCAGCCTTCACGCATCCACCGCTTGAAGCCGCCCGAGCCCGTGCCTTGTCGGTAACTGCCCCCTGCGGATCTGCTGAAGACCTCCCAACCACGCGCCTGAAGTCCAGTGCCCAACTCGGCCAGCAACCGGGCCGTGGGGGCTGGATCCGGGGAGGTGAACTTGTTGAGGAGAAGGATGCGCATGAGCTGGCAGATGCCAGTATCTTTTACTCCACCCCGTAAAGGGAGCCTGGATCCGCGTGCCACTTCTTCCGGAGCAGGTACACGTCCCGGAACATCCGCCATGAATCCCGAAAGAGGTGAATCTTGCCGCCGGGGATTTCACTCCAGTCCACAGGGAACTCTGAGATGTCACAGCCTGCGTGCCGGAGGGCCATCATCAGATCGACGTCAAAGGCGAAGCCCATAAGCGTGAGCCGGTCCCGGACGGATTCAAATACCCGGCGCGGGACCACTTTGCAGCCGCACTGGGTGTCATAGACGGGTACGTGGAGCAGCTCGGAAACGAGCGTTGCATAGATGCGCCCGACGAGATGCCGGTGAAAGAGGCGATGAACATTGCGTCCCAGCATCTTGACCCTGGAGGCGAACCAGGCGTGGGGGGCAACGTCCTGGCGGGCGGATCGGACAGCAGTCACCAGCCGGGCAATCTCGGAGGCGGACACCGCCCCATCGGCGTCGGCGAACGCCAGCCATTGCTCACCCTGATGGGCGGACCAGCCAGCATACACCGTGCCCCCCTTCCCAACGTTCTGCGGCAGAGCCAGCATCGGCCGCACAAAGGGGTGGGCGGAGCGGTATTCATCGACCAGGGCGCGAAGCTTTCCGGCTTCCTCCTCACCGCTCCCGTCATCCACCACCAGGATGGAGACACCGCCAACATCTCCCAGCACCCTGCAAAGGTCGGAGAGAAAGGGGCGGAGACGGGTGCTCTCGCGAAAACAAGGAATGACGAGCAACAAATTCAAAATGATGAATTATGAATTATGAATTATGAATGCGGAATGCGGAATGCGGAATGCGGAATGCGGAATGCGGAATGCGGAATGCGGAATGCGGAATGCGGAATGCGGAATGCGGAATGCGGAATGCGGAATGCGGAATGATTCAGGTTCGAGGAAGTTTTTTCTGGAGGCGGTGGTCGAGGAGGTGAAGGGCTAGTATGACCTCTGCGAGGACCCGCTGCAATGTGTAGAACCACCCGCGCCAACCATCGAAGAGGAGCCCTTTTGCGAAGAGGCAGTAGATCAGAGTCGCGAAGGGGGCGAGGACCATGGACTTGCGAAGCCGGTCCTGGAGGGACAGGCTGGCATCGAGGGCTGTAGCGAGTTTTTCGGCCTCCAACAAGGCGTACCTGTCCTGGGACTGAATCCACCGCGTGAGGGATTTGCGGTCATCATGATTGATGAAGCTTTGGATCAGGCCAGTCGTCCCGTTGATATCTAGCAGTTGGGTGTGTCCGTCCTGCCGGTAGGTGCAGGCTTCCTTGCGGAAAAGCACGGCACGCGGCGGGTAGAGCGTGGCCCGGAGAGGCCGGCCGGCGATGCAGTAGCGGAAGCGTGCATGATAAGCGACCACGCTGGGAACTGGGGCGAGAGATGCCAGTTCGGAAACAAATCCCGGATCGAGGACATAATCAGCGTCCAGTGCCAGGATCCATGGGGAATCCGCCAAGGCCACGCCGTGGTTCCACTGTGAGGTGTGATCGTCAAAGGCACGCTGCTGGAAGGTGACGTTGGGGAAGGCCCTGGCAATCGCCGCTGTCCCGTCCGTGCTGTGGCTGTCCAACACCACAACCCTGGGGAACGCTGTGAGTGGTTCCAGGCAGCGGGCCAGGTTGGGTGCCTCGTTCCAGGTGAGGATGAGGGGGGTGATGTGGGCCAGATTCACGATGTCATTTTGCCTGTGCCTACCACTTCGCCGTAGAGTTTTACAAGCCGGGCTCCCACAGCCTCCAGTGAATAGCGGGACGCCACGAAAGATGCAGCATCTTCACCGAGGCGCATCCGTTCAACTGGGCTTGATGCTAGTAAAGCGATAGCGTCTGCCAGTGCGTCCT contains these protein-coding regions:
- a CDS encoding glycosyltransferase translates to MNLLLVIPCFRESTRLRPFLSDLCRVLGDVGGVSILVVDDGSGEEEAGKLRALVDEYRSAHPFVRPMLALPQNVGKGGTVYAGWSAHQGEQWLAFADADGAVSASEIARLVTAVRSARQDVAPHAWFASRVKMLGRNVHRLFHRHLVGRIYATLVSELLHVPVYDTQCGCKVVPRRVFESVRDRLTLMGFAFDVDLMMALRHAGCDISEFPVDWSEIPGGKIHLFRDSWRMFRDVYLLRKKWHADPGSLYGVE
- a CDS encoding glycosyltransferase family 2 protein; translated protein: MNLAHITPLILTWNEAPNLARCLEPLTAFPRVVVLDSHSTDGTAAIARAFPNVTFQQRAFDDHTSQWNHGVALADSPWILALDADYVLDPGFVSELASLAPVPSVVAYHARFRYCIAGRPLRATLYPPRAVLFRKEACTYRQDGHTQLLDINGTTGLIQSFINHDDRKSLTRWIQSQDRYALLEAEKLATALDASLSLQDRLRKSMVLAPFATLIYCLFAKGLLFDGWRGWFYTLQRVLAEVILALHLLDHRLQKKLPRT